A stretch of the Corylus avellana chromosome ca6, CavTom2PMs-1.0 genome encodes the following:
- the LOC132183752 gene encoding ACT domain-containing protein ACR3 isoform X2 gives MDVFHVTDQQGHKITDNKTIDYIEKALGPNGHTKKNGVKTWPGKIVGVHSIGDHTTIELIGRDRPGLLSEISAVLANLHFNVVAAEVWTHNRRIACVAYINDNTTNRAVDDPNRLSVMEEQLKNILCVCEDDKEVGCTSFSMGFTHIDRRLHQMFFADRDYEGGGVITEVDYPPSFKPKITVERCEEKGYSVISVRCKDRAKLMFDIVCTLTDMQYVVFHATVSSDAPYASQEYYIRHADGCTLNTEAEEDRVIKCLEAAIERRVSEGLSLELCAKDRVGLLSEVTRILRENGLSVIRAGVTTVGEQAVNVFYVRDASGKPVDMKTIEVLRKEIGHRIKLNVKKVPVSAKATEAKTSFFFGNLLERFFLA, from the exons ATGGATG TATTTCACGTCACGGATCAACAAGGACACAAGATAACAGATAACAAAACCATCGACTACATAGAGAAG GCTCTAGGACCAAATGGGCACACGAAGAAGAACGGGGTGAAGACTTGGCCAGGAAAAATAGTTGGGGTGCACTCCATTGGAGATCACACAACTATTGAGCTCATTGGCAGGGACCGCCCTGGTCTCTTATCAGAGATCTCTGCTGTCCTTGCCAACCTCCACTTTAATGTTGTTGCAGCTGAAGTGTGGACACACAATAGGCGAATAGCATGTGTTGCTTACATCAATGATAATACTACAAACCGTGCCGTGGATGACCCAAACAGATTATCTGTTATGGAGGAGCAGCTCAAGAACATCTTATGCGTGTGTGAGGATGACAAGGAAGTGGGCTGCACAAGTTTCTCCATGGGGTTCACCCATATTGATAGACGGCTCCATCAGATGTTTTTTGCTGATAGGGATTACGAAGGAGGTGGAGTGATAACTGAGGTTGATTATCCTCCCagtttcaaaccaaaaattacAGTTGAGCGTTGTGAGGAAAAAGGGTACTCAGTGATCAGTGTCCGGTGCAAAGATCGTGCAAAACTGATGTTTGACATTGTGTGCACACTCACAGACATGCAATATGTTGTTTTCCATGCCACTGTTTCATCAGATGCGCCCTACGCATCACAG GAGTATTATATTCGTCATGCGGATGGGTGCACACTCAATACTGAAGCAGAGGAGGACAGAGTCATCAAATGTCTTGAAGCAGCTATTGAAAGAAGAGTAAGTGAG GGTCTAAGCCTAGAGCTGTGTGCAAAGGATAGAGTAGGGTTACTATCGGAAGTAACAAGGATTTTGCGAGAGAATGGGTTGTCAGTCATCCGAGCGGGTGTGACAACAGTTGGGGAGCAAGCAGTGAACGTTTTCTACGTTAGAGATGCTTCGGGGAAACCAGTGGATATGAAGACTATTGAAGTACTTCGCAAAGAAATCGGACACAGAATCAAGCTTAATGTGAAGAAGGTCCCAGTAAGTGCAAAGGCAACTGAGGCCAAAACAAGCTTCTTCTTTGGAAACTTGTTGGAAAGGTTCTTCTTAGCTTGA
- the LOC132183752 gene encoding ACT domain-containing protein ACR3 isoform X1: MAKVCWPYFDPEYENMSTRINPPRVSVDNISCRDYTLIKVDSVNKPGILLEVVQILTDLDLIITKAHISSDGGWFMDVFHVTDQQGHKITDNKTIDYIEKALGPNGHTKKNGVKTWPGKIVGVHSIGDHTTIELIGRDRPGLLSEISAVLANLHFNVVAAEVWTHNRRIACVAYINDNTTNRAVDDPNRLSVMEEQLKNILCVCEDDKEVGCTSFSMGFTHIDRRLHQMFFADRDYEGGGVITEVDYPPSFKPKITVERCEEKGYSVISVRCKDRAKLMFDIVCTLTDMQYVVFHATVSSDAPYASQEYYIRHADGCTLNTEAEEDRVIKCLEAAIERRVSEGLSLELCAKDRVGLLSEVTRILRENGLSVIRAGVTTVGEQAVNVFYVRDASGKPVDMKTIEVLRKEIGHRIKLNVKKVPVSAKATEAKTSFFFGNLLERFFLA; encoded by the exons ATGGCAAAAGTTTGTTGGCCATACTTTGATCCTGAATACGAGAACATGAGCACCAGAATCAATCCTCCAAG GGTGTCTGTAGACAACATTAGTTGCCGCGACTATACTCTAATCAAG GTTGACAGTGTTAACAAACCAGGAATTCTGTTGGAAGTTGTGCAAATCCTGACAGATCTTGACCTCATCATCACCAAAGCCCACATCTCCTCTGATGGTGGATGGTTCATGGATG TATTTCACGTCACGGATCAACAAGGACACAAGATAACAGATAACAAAACCATCGACTACATAGAGAAG GCTCTAGGACCAAATGGGCACACGAAGAAGAACGGGGTGAAGACTTGGCCAGGAAAAATAGTTGGGGTGCACTCCATTGGAGATCACACAACTATTGAGCTCATTGGCAGGGACCGCCCTGGTCTCTTATCAGAGATCTCTGCTGTCCTTGCCAACCTCCACTTTAATGTTGTTGCAGCTGAAGTGTGGACACACAATAGGCGAATAGCATGTGTTGCTTACATCAATGATAATACTACAAACCGTGCCGTGGATGACCCAAACAGATTATCTGTTATGGAGGAGCAGCTCAAGAACATCTTATGCGTGTGTGAGGATGACAAGGAAGTGGGCTGCACAAGTTTCTCCATGGGGTTCACCCATATTGATAGACGGCTCCATCAGATGTTTTTTGCTGATAGGGATTACGAAGGAGGTGGAGTGATAACTGAGGTTGATTATCCTCCCagtttcaaaccaaaaattacAGTTGAGCGTTGTGAGGAAAAAGGGTACTCAGTGATCAGTGTCCGGTGCAAAGATCGTGCAAAACTGATGTTTGACATTGTGTGCACACTCACAGACATGCAATATGTTGTTTTCCATGCCACTGTTTCATCAGATGCGCCCTACGCATCACAG GAGTATTATATTCGTCATGCGGATGGGTGCACACTCAATACTGAAGCAGAGGAGGACAGAGTCATCAAATGTCTTGAAGCAGCTATTGAAAGAAGAGTAAGTGAG GGTCTAAGCCTAGAGCTGTGTGCAAAGGATAGAGTAGGGTTACTATCGGAAGTAACAAGGATTTTGCGAGAGAATGGGTTGTCAGTCATCCGAGCGGGTGTGACAACAGTTGGGGAGCAAGCAGTGAACGTTTTCTACGTTAGAGATGCTTCGGGGAAACCAGTGGATATGAAGACTATTGAAGTACTTCGCAAAGAAATCGGACACAGAATCAAGCTTAATGTGAAGAAGGTCCCAGTAAGTGCAAAGGCAACTGAGGCCAAAACAAGCTTCTTCTTTGGAAACTTGTTGGAAAGGTTCTTCTTAGCTTGA
- the LOC132183956 gene encoding probable serine/threonine-protein kinase PBL8, with protein MAMESPAPPSNVVIAFDATRDYSQDELNLVIEGVKLVGGILRGGDTLLMLGVLHKVLHPLGYQLRACPESLTGTSIRAMEEEVSKQYLINILLFSTSKEDAKALVSIEVQITAGFPIKQVIVQEVATCKASWVILERHLRRDLRFYLKQISCKIASIQDSFSVDVLRPHSTSDTDDIEHKLENSDQSVISCRSYNPLPHSYQESSIMFKSNLMGSSSYRSQEHKFSQDFPPSYKQKESGMHTHGENRYTSASQIVQKQHKHVFQQGYLEAPILCAACGTRTDLYLKDSMRFNFSQIQLATNDFSKENLLGEGGYGRVYKGKLKDGQLVAAKVRKEESQQGFAEFHSEVYVLNFARHKNIVTLLGYCCKENQIILVYEYICNMSLDWHSFDKQASVLEWHQRFAIAIGIAKGLRFLHEECRGGPIIHRDLRPSNILLTHEFVPMLADFGLAKWKTSDDPVYTRILGTLGYLAPEYAEDGIVSVRTDVYSFGIVLLQLISGRKAFNVDKEEQQQPLRQWAEPLIQRLALHELIDSRLEESYDTYELYIMAKTAFLCVQRSAEMRPSMGEVVRLLDVGNDHFQQLREQFVPQYTK; from the exons ATGGCCATGGAGAGCCCTGCCCCGCCGTCTAATGTTGTCATCGCATTCGATGCCACCAGGGATTACAGCCAAGATGAGCTTAATCTCGTCATTGAAGGCGTCAAACTGGTTGGTGGCATTCTTCGTGGAGGCGACACGCTTCTCATGCTAGGAGTCCTCCATAAGGTCCTGCACCCCT TGGGTTACCAACTCAGAGCATGCCCTGAGTCTTTGACTGGAACGAGTATTCGTGCAATGGAGGAGGAAGTTTCAAAGCAATATCTTATAAATATCTTATTATTCTCTACATCGAAAGAAGATGC AAAAGCCTTG GTCAGCATTGAAGTCCAAATTACTGCTGGCTTTCCCATTAAGCAGGTTATTGTACAAGAGGTAGCAACCTGTAAAGCAAGTTGGGTAATACTTGAAAG GCACCTTAGACGGGATTTAAGGTTTTACCTTAAGCAGATATCTTGCAAGATTGCGTCAATACAAGATAGCTTTTCTGTGGATGTTTTGAGACCTCATAGTACAAGTGATACAGATGATATAGAACACAAGCT CGAAAACTCGGACCAGTCCGTTATCTCCTGCAGAAGCTACAACCCCTTACCCCACAGTTATCAGGAAAGCTCTATAATGTTTAAGAGCAACTTGATGGGTTCATCTTCATACAGGTCACAAGAGCATAAATTCTCACAGGATTTTCCGCCTTCCtataaacaaaaagaatcaG GTATGCACACCCATGGAGAAAATAGATATACCAGTGCTTCTCAAATTGTCCAAAAGCAACATAAACATGTCTTCCAACAGGGATACTTGGAGGCACCTATTCTCTGTGCTGCTTGTGGGACAAGGACTGACTTGTATCTCAAGGATTCTATGAGATTTAATTTCTCTCAGATACAGCTTGCAACAAATGATTTTTCAAAGGAGAACTTATTAGGAGAAGGTGGATATGGACGTGTATATAAGGGTAAACTTAAAGATGGACAGCTCGTTGCAGCAAAGGTACGTAAAGAAGAAAGTCAACAAGGGTTTGCTGAGTTTCATTCCGAGGTATATGTCTTAAATTTTGCACGGCATAAGAACATTGTGACGCTGTTGGGTTATTGTTGCAAGGAAAACCAAATTATTTTGGTGTACGAGTATATCTGCAATATGTCTCTTGATTGGCACTCGTTCG ATAAACAAGCAAGTGTTCTTGAGTGGCACCAAAGATTTGCTATTGCCATCGGAATTGCAAAAGGATTGCGTTTTCTTCATGAAGAATGCCGTGGAGGTCCTATAATTCACAGGGACTTGCGACCAAGCAATATACTGCTCACACACGAATTTGTTCCCATG CTAGCTGACTTTGGCCTTGCCAAATGGAAAACAAGCGATGATCCTGTATATACACGGATACTTGGCACATTAGG CTACCTTGCTCCAGAGTATGCAGAGGATGGTATTGTTTCTGTTCGAACAGATGTCTATTCATTTGGCATTGTTCTGTTACAACTGATATCAGGACGCAAGGCATTCAATGTAGATAAAGAAGAGCAACAACAACCTCTGCGACAATGG GCGGAACCACTGATTCAAAGGCTTGCACTACACGAGCTCATAGATAGTCGTCTTGAAGAGTCGTATGACACTTACGAGTTGTATATCATGGCTAAAACCGCATTCTTATGTGTGCAAAGAAGCGCTGAAATGCGGCCATCCATGGGAGAG GTTGTACGCCTTCTTGATGTGGGAAATGATCATTTCCAGCAATTGAGAGAGCAGTTTGTACCTCAATATACAaagtga